Part of the Pseudomonas sp. ADAK13 genome is shown below.
CGCCGCCCGCTGGCGGTATTTCTCGGCCAGCGCAGGGCCTTCGGGCGACTCGATAAACATCAGCAGCAAACCGGCAAACCCGTTGGCCAGGGCTGAATCGGGGTCGGCATCGGCCGCTGCCAGAATGCCCTCGGCGCGGGGCTGATAGCCGAGGAAGCCGCCGATGAAATCATCCAGGCCCTGGCGGGTGGCGGGGTTGAGGGTGTCGATGGGGTTGCCCAGGTAATCCAGTGACATGCGCTTCAAACTCAGTGGTTCAGATGACGTAACAAGGGCAAACCTTGTGCCAGCCGGCATAGCCTCGTGTTTGCTGCAAATGGGCCACAAGCCGCTGTTGCTTTTTCCACACTCGCCCCGGCCACTGTGGTTTTTTCATCACTGCCATGGCCCATGACGCCCGCAAACGTGGCCCGTCGTGCCATGGCACAGCCCTTGCTAAATCCCTGACAAAACCTTAGTCAAGGAGTCTCCATGCGCCCTTTATCTTTTCGCCGCGTCCTCTCATACCTGGGACTTGGCGCCGTGCTGCTGGCCGGCACCGCTCAGGCGCAACCCCATGACGGCGGCGTGCTGAACCTGGTGGCCCAACCCGAACCGCCGTCGCTGATGCACGGTGTGGTCAGCCACGTGTCCACCCAGTACGTCAGCGGCAAGATCCTCCAGGGCCTGCTGACTTTTGACACTGACCTTAAGCCCAAGCCGGTATTGGCCAAGGCCTGGACTGTTTCCCCCGATGGCCTGACCTACACCTTCGATTTGCAGGACAACGTGCGCTGGCATGACGGCCATGCCTTCACCGCCGATGACGTGGTGTTCAGCTTCCAGACCTTCTACCCCGAAGTGGACAAGCGCCTGGGCGGGGTCTTCACCGAGTACGTCGACAGCATCACCGCCAAGGGCCCGCTGCAAGTGGTCTTCCAGCTCAAGAAACCCTTTGCGCCGCTGCTCTCGGCCCTGGGCAGCGGGCTACGGCCTGTGGTGCCCAAGCACCTCTACGAGAACACCGATTTTCGCAACAACCCCTACAACCTCAAGCCCGTCGGCACTGGCCCGTTCGTGTTTGTGGAATGGAAGCGCGGCGCCTATATCAAGCTGGCCAAGAACCCTGACTACTGGAAAAAAGGCCTGCCCCACCTGGACGGCATCATCTTCCACGTGATCCCGGACGGCTCGTCCCGTGCGGCCGCCTTCGAGCGCAACGACGTGCAAGTGCTGCGCAGCGGTGATGCCGATTATTCCGACCTCAAGCGCCTGACCGCCTTGCCGGACGTGCAGTCCTCCGAAAAAGGCTGGGAGCTGTACTCCGGCCTGGCCTTCCTGCAGATCAACACGCGCAAGCCGCCGCTGAACAACCCCAAGGTGCGCCAGGCGATTCTGTACGCACTGAACCGCCAGTTCATCGTCGACAACATCTTCTTCGGCTCGGGCAAGGTTGCCTCCGGCCAGTTCGTGTCCACTTCGCCGTACCACGACCCGCAATTGCCGCAGTACACCTATGACGTGAAAAAGGCCAAGGCGCTGATTGCCGAATCCGGCGTGGACGTGGGCGCGGTGCGGATTCGCCTGCTGAACGGCGAGAAGGGCGGCGCCTGGGAGCGCCTGGCCGAGTACACCAAGCAAGCCCTGCAACCCCTGGGTTTCAAGGTGCAAGTGGTGACGTCTGATGCGGCCACCTGGTTCCAGCGCGTCAGCGACTGGGATTTCGACCTGACCTACAACTTCATCTTCCAGATCGGCGACCCGTACCTGACCAACGCCTACCTGTACCGCTCCGACTACATCCTCAAGACTTCGCCGTTTGCCAACGTCAGCGGCTACAACAGCCCCGAAGCCGATGCGCTATGGACCAAGGTCGCCAACACCCCGGAAGGCCCGGAGCGCACCCAGCTCTATAGCCAGCTGGAGAACGTGCTGAACACCGACCTGCCGATCGCGCCGATCTTCGAAATGCGCTACCCGACCCTGTTCCACAAAGAGGTGAAGAACCTGCTGCAGACCGCCACCAGCCTTAACGAAGACTACGAAAGCGTCTACCTCGACGCACCTGCGCCATGAACGGGCTGCTGTATGTCAGCGGCCGCCTGCTCAAGGCGCTGTTGATGATTGTGGCGGTGCTGGTGCTGGGCTTTTTGCTGATCCGCCTGGCGCCGGGTGACCCGGCGCTGCTGTTGGCCGGCGAGGCGGGGGTGGACGATGTGCAGTTCATCGAACACCTGCGCCAGACCATGGGCCTGGACAAGCCGTTGCTCCAGCAGTTGCTGATCTACCTGGGCAACATCGCCCATCTGGACCTGGGCTATTCCTATCGCAACCAGACCTCGGTGTGGTCGCTGATTGCCGAGCGTTTGCCGGCGACCTTGGCCCTGATGGGGTCGGCATTCTTGCTGTCGTCGGTGCTCGGCGTCACCCTCGGCACCTTGGCCGCGCGGGCCCGGCAGAAGCGTCACTGGCTGGACGGTGTGATCTCCCACGGCGCGTTGCTGCTGTATGCGATGCCGCCGTTCTGGCTGGCGATGCTGTTGATCCTGCTGTTCTCCGTCAGCCTGGATTGGCTGCCGGCGTTCGGCATGGAAACGGTGGCGCAGGACTTCTCCCTGGTGGACCGTTTAAAGCACCTGTTGCTGCCGTGCGTGTCGTTGAGCGTGCTGTTTCTCGCCTTGTACATCCACCTGACCCGCGCCGCCGTGCTCGACGCGCTCGGCCAGGAATACGTGCGCACCGCCCATGCCAAGGGCCTGCATCCACGGCGGATTCTCTACGTGCACGTATTGCGCAATGCGCTGTTGCCGGTGGTGACTTTTGCCGGTTTGCAATTGGGCCAACTGGCCAGCGGCGCGTTGCTGGTGGAGGTGGTGTATTCCTGGCCGGGGATTGGCCGCTTGATGTACGACTCCTTGGCCCAGCGTGACTACGGCGTGTTGATGGGCGGTTTTCTGGTGATCTCGATCCTGGTGGTGGGTTTTAACGTGTTGACCGATGTGATCTGTCGTTTTCTCGACCCGCGTATCGGTGCAGGAGTGCAAGGCTGATGCTGGTTCTTCGACGTTTTGTACGCCAGTCGTCGGCGCTGATTGGTGCGCTGTTTTTGCTGTTGCTGACGGTGTTGGCGATCGCTGCACCCTGGCTTACCAGCAGCTCGCCGTGGGAGATGAACAGCCAGCCGATGCTCACGCCATTCCACGACGCTGCCCATTGGCTGGGCAGTGACCTGCTCGGTCGCGACCTCGCCAGTGGCCTGCTGTACGGCGCGCGAGTGTCCCTGGCGGTGGGTGCCCTGGCCAGCCTGGCTACCCTGGTGGTCGGCCTGCTGGTGGGCGCCGTTGCCGGTTATTTTGGTGGTTGGGTCGACGGCGTGCTGATGCGCGTTGCCGAGTTCTTCCAGATCATTCCGCAACTGGTACTGGCGGTGATCCTGGTGGCGATTCTTGAGCCGTCCTTGTTCTCCATCGTGCTGGCAATCGCCCTGGTGGCCTGGCCCGCAGTGGCGCGTTTGGTCCGCAGTGAGTTCCTGACCCTGCGCCAGCGCGAATTCGTGCAGGCCGCGCGGGTGCTGGGCCAGTCACCGCTGGGGATCATCGCCCAGCAGATTTTGCCCAACGCCCTGGCACCGTTGTTGGTGACCATGACGTTTGTCATGGCCACGGCGATCCTCACCGAAGCAGCCCTGGCGTTTCTCGGCTTGAGCGACCC
Proteins encoded:
- a CDS encoding ABC transporter substrate-binding protein, which codes for MRPLSFRRVLSYLGLGAVLLAGTAQAQPHDGGVLNLVAQPEPPSLMHGVVSHVSTQYVSGKILQGLLTFDTDLKPKPVLAKAWTVSPDGLTYTFDLQDNVRWHDGHAFTADDVVFSFQTFYPEVDKRLGGVFTEYVDSITAKGPLQVVFQLKKPFAPLLSALGSGLRPVVPKHLYENTDFRNNPYNLKPVGTGPFVFVEWKRGAYIKLAKNPDYWKKGLPHLDGIIFHVIPDGSSRAAAFERNDVQVLRSGDADYSDLKRLTALPDVQSSEKGWELYSGLAFLQINTRKPPLNNPKVRQAILYALNRQFIVDNIFFGSGKVASGQFVSTSPYHDPQLPQYTYDVKKAKALIAESGVDVGAVRIRLLNGEKGGAWERLAEYTKQALQPLGFKVQVVTSDAATWFQRVSDWDFDLTYNFIFQIGDPYLTNAYLYRSDYILKTSPFANVSGYNSPEADALWTKVANTPEGPERTQLYSQLENVLNTDLPIAPIFEMRYPTLFHKEVKNLLQTATSLNEDYESVYLDAPAP
- a CDS encoding ABC transporter permease encodes the protein MNGLLYVSGRLLKALLMIVAVLVLGFLLIRLAPGDPALLLAGEAGVDDVQFIEHLRQTMGLDKPLLQQLLIYLGNIAHLDLGYSYRNQTSVWSLIAERLPATLALMGSAFLLSSVLGVTLGTLAARARQKRHWLDGVISHGALLLYAMPPFWLAMLLILLFSVSLDWLPAFGMETVAQDFSLVDRLKHLLLPCVSLSVLFLALYIHLTRAAVLDALGQEYVRTAHAKGLHPRRILYVHVLRNALLPVVTFAGLQLGQLASGALLVEVVYSWPGIGRLMYDSLAQRDYGVLMGGFLVISILVVGFNVLTDVICRFLDPRIGAGVQG
- a CDS encoding ABC transporter permease: MLVLRRFVRQSSALIGALFLLLLTVLAIAAPWLTSSSPWEMNSQPMLTPFHDAAHWLGSDLLGRDLASGLLYGARVSLAVGALASLATLVVGLLVGAVAGYFGGWVDGVLMRVAEFFQIIPQLVLAVILVAILEPSLFSIVLAIALVAWPAVARLVRSEFLTLRQREFVQAARVLGQSPLGIIAQQILPNALAPLLVTMTFVMATAILTEAALAFLGLSDPEAMSWGYMINASRGLLRDAWWMSFLPGLAIVLCVLAVNRVGEGLRVAFEPGRSL